GCGCTCGAGCTTTTTCGGCTCGGGGTCGAGCGGGGGGAAGCTGCCGTAGTTGACGTTGGCCGGCTGGAAGCGGTCGGGGTCGGATTCGGTCAGGTGGCGGGCGAGCGAGCCGAGCGCCGTCGTCGCCGGCAGCGGTTCGACCACGCGAGCGGAGCGCTCGAGCGCCAGGTACAGGCCGGCGAGCAGCCCGGTGGCCGCCGACTCGAGGTAGCCCTCGACGCCGGTGATCTGGCCGGCGAGCCGCAGGCGCGGCTCGGGGCGCAGACGATAGAGCGCGTCGAGGTGGCGCGGCGAGTTGACGAAGGTGTTGCGATGAATCTGCCCGAGCCGCACGAACTCGGCCTGCTCGAGCCCGGGGAGCATCCGGAAGACGCGCGTCTGGTCGGCCCACTTCATCCGCGACTGGAATCCGACCAGGTTGTACTGGGTCCTGGCCAGGTTCTCCTGGCGCAGCTGGACGACCGCCCAGGGGCGGCGCCCGTCCGGGCCGCGCAGGCCGACCGGCTTCATCGGGCCGTAGCGCAGCGTGTCCTCGCCGCGCCGGGCGAGCTCCTCGATCGGCAGGCAGCCCTCGAAGAAAAGTGCCTGCTCGAACTCGTGGAGGGGCAGCGTCTCGGCGGCGAGAATGGCCTCGCGAAAGGCGCGATACCGCTCGCGGTCGAGCGGCGAGTTGAGGTAGTCCTCGCCGTCGCCCTTGCCGTAGCGCGAGCCCCAGAAGAGACGCGAGAAGTCGAGCGACTCGCCCTCGAGGATCGGCGCGATGGCGTCGTAGAAGTAGAGATGGGCGCTGCCGAGCAGCGCGGCGAGCCGGGCGGCCATCGCGTCGGAGGTGAGCGGGCCGGTGGCGACGACGACGTCTCCCTCCGGCAGCTCGTCGACCTCCTCGCGCCGCACCTCGATCCACGGGTGCTCGGCGAGCGCCGCGGTGACCGCCTGCGAGAAGCGCTCGCGGTCGACGGCCAGCGCCGAGCCGGCCGGAACCGCGGCGTCGCGGGCCGCGGCGATGACCAGCGAGCCGAGTGCCGCCATCTCCCGCTTGAGCAGCCCCGCGGCGTGCTCGGGGTCGTCGCTGCGCAACGAGTTCGAGCAGACCAGCTCGGCGAAGTCGCCGGTCTTGTGAGCCGGCGTCGAGCGGTGCGGGCGCATCTCGTGCAGCACGACGCTGACGCCGCGGCGGGCGAGCTGCCAGGCGCACTCGCAACCGGCGAAGCCGGCGCCGACGACGTGCACGGGGTGCGACACGAGGGCGATTCTAGCGGC
This genomic window from Holophagales bacterium contains:
- the trmFO gene encoding methylenetetrahydrofolate--tRNA-(uracil(54)-C(5))-methyltransferase (FADH(2)-oxidizing) TrmFO — encoded protein: MSHPVHVVGAGFAGCECAWQLARRGVSVVLHEMRPHRSTPAHKTGDFAELVCSNSLRSDDPEHAAGLLKREMAALGSLVIAAARDAAVPAGSALAVDRERFSQAVTAALAEHPWIEVRREEVDELPEGDVVVATGPLTSDAMAARLAALLGSAHLYFYDAIAPILEGESLDFSRLFWGSRYGKGDGEDYLNSPLDRERYRAFREAILAAETLPLHEFEQALFFEGCLPIEELARRGEDTLRYGPMKPVGLRGPDGRRPWAVVQLRQENLARTQYNLVGFQSRMKWADQTRVFRMLPGLEQAEFVRLGQIHRNTFVNSPRHLDALYRLRPEPRLRLAGQITGVEGYLESAATGLLAGLYLALERSARVVEPLPATTALGSLARHLTESDPDRFQPANVNYGSFPPLDPEPKKLERRAAYAARARRDLAGWAARHGLPPTPPEL